One genomic segment of Labilithrix sp. includes these proteins:
- a CDS encoding serine/threonine protein kinase → MPSEPGLSPGSLIGGVYKIRRLIGQGGMGEVYAAEGRGGEKVALKILHERAAQDPDLVARFNREADIAKKIASPYVAGILGSGKERDGRLWIAFERLVGEGLDERLRREQYLSFAEVAPIIEDSLQGLHAAHHAHVVHRDIKPANLFIEKRKLTPEEIRGGDPEERTRILDFGVSKMKQNASRRSEPSLTAFDATLGSFAYMAPEQVRGSARVDERADLYALGAVAFRALTGRLPFEGSNALTLIALKLDRDPPTLASTTGDTWPKAMENYLFKIMARDRDKRYGTAMEALDAWRKVCRVMGNKPRRPPPPPPPPASPYSMRDDHTEVTAAGFDAPAPLAPPSRRR, encoded by the coding sequence ATGCCTTCAGAGCCTGGCCTTTCGCCGGGATCGCTCATCGGCGGGGTCTACAAGATCCGCCGGCTGATCGGTCAGGGCGGCATGGGAGAGGTTTACGCCGCGGAGGGCCGCGGTGGAGAGAAGGTCGCGCTCAAGATCTTGCACGAGCGGGCCGCGCAAGACCCGGACCTCGTCGCGCGCTTCAACCGTGAGGCGGACATCGCGAAGAAGATCGCGTCGCCGTACGTCGCCGGCATCCTCGGCTCGGGCAAGGAGCGCGACGGCCGGCTGTGGATCGCGTTCGAGCGCCTGGTCGGGGAGGGGCTCGACGAGCGGCTGCGCCGCGAGCAGTACCTCTCCTTCGCGGAGGTCGCGCCGATCATCGAGGACTCGCTGCAGGGGCTCCACGCCGCGCACCATGCTCACGTGGTCCATCGCGACATCAAGCCGGCGAACCTCTTCATCGAGAAGCGCAAGCTGACGCCGGAGGAGATCCGCGGCGGCGACCCGGAGGAGCGCACGCGCATCCTCGATTTCGGCGTCTCGAAGATGAAGCAGAACGCCTCTCGCCGCAGCGAGCCGTCGCTCACGGCGTTCGACGCGACGCTCGGCAGCTTCGCGTACATGGCGCCGGAGCAGGTGCGCGGCTCGGCCCGCGTCGACGAGCGCGCGGACCTCTACGCGCTCGGCGCGGTCGCGTTCCGCGCGCTGACGGGCCGCCTCCCGTTCGAGGGCTCGAACGCGCTCACGCTCATCGCGCTGAAGCTCGATCGCGATCCGCCGACCCTCGCCTCGACGACGGGCGACACGTGGCCGAAGGCGATGGAGAACTACCTCTTCAAGATCATGGCGCGCGATCGCGACAAGCGTTACGGCACCGCGATGGAGGCGCTCGACGCTTGGCGCAAGGTCTGCCGCGTGATGGGCAACAAGCCCCGTCGGCCCCCGCCCCCGCCCCCCCCTCCAGCATCCCCCTACTCGATGCGCGACGACCACACCGAGGTCACCGCGGCAGGCTTCGACGCCCCGGCGCCGCTCGCGCCCCCGTCCCGGCGACGCTGA
- a CDS encoding PspA/IM30 family protein gives MGVFSRLAQLIKSNLNDLISKSEDPEKMLNQVVLDMNNQLVEAKKQVAASIADEKRLAKQYEQEMAHAAEWERRAMMALRAGNEELAKEALARKKEHDQLADTFKDQWTKQKNAVDSLKKALRMLNDKIEEAKRKKNVLIARKKRAEAQKAIQETMHGLKDQSAFETFERMAGKIDQIEAEAEAANEIQEEYTGDILASKFSTLERNAGAEDDLAALKRKMGMLPPEEAPPVRAEAPKRVEAPAPPPVASRSEQDELAAALEEMEAEQQQQEQRKAGR, from the coding sequence ATGGGCGTCTTCAGCCGCCTCGCTCAGCTCATCAAGTCGAACCTGAACGACCTCATCTCCAAGTCGGAAGACCCGGAGAAGATGTTGAACCAGGTCGTCCTCGACATGAACAACCAGCTCGTCGAGGCGAAGAAGCAGGTCGCCGCCTCGATCGCGGACGAGAAGCGTCTCGCGAAGCAATACGAGCAGGAGATGGCCCACGCCGCGGAGTGGGAGCGGCGCGCGATGATGGCGCTCCGCGCCGGAAACGAGGAGCTCGCGAAGGAGGCCCTCGCGCGGAAGAAGGAGCACGACCAGCTCGCCGACACCTTCAAGGATCAGTGGACGAAGCAGAAGAACGCCGTCGACAGCCTGAAGAAGGCGCTTCGGATGCTGAACGACAAGATCGAGGAGGCGAAGCGGAAGAAGAACGTCCTCATCGCCCGGAAGAAGCGCGCGGAGGCGCAGAAGGCGATCCAGGAGACGATGCACGGTCTCAAGGACCAGAGCGCCTTCGAGACCTTCGAGCGCATGGCCGGCAAGATCGATCAGATCGAGGCCGAGGCCGAGGCCGCGAACGAGATCCAGGAGGAGTACACGGGCGACATCCTCGCCTCGAAGTTCTCCACCCTCGAACGGAACGCCGGCGCCGAGGACGACCTCGCCGCGCTGAAGCGCAAGATGGGCATGCTCCCCCCCGAAGAGGCGCCCCCCGTGCGCGCCGAGGCGCCGAAGCGCGTCGAGGCCCCCGCCCCTCCCCCCGTCGCGTCCCGCAGCGAGCAAGACGAGCTCGCCGCGGCCCTCGAAGAGATGGAAGCCGAGCAACAGCAGCAAGAGCAGCGCAAAGCCGGCCGCTAG
- a CDS encoding cation-translocating P-type ATPase, producing the protein MSTEAAPISAVPTSEKGPPTAVHAVTVEELVTKLDADPSAGLTEAEASSRLAKQGPNELPSAPPPSAWKRIVAQFANPIVLTLLVAAVIATINGLGANKESFLARYGDAIAIGLIVVLNAVLGFYQERRAEQALDALKKMQTPNARVRRGDVVKVVPAKEVVTGDILELEAGDAVAADARLILTINLATQEAALTGESLPIQKDARAELPDDAPIGDRATMLFTGTSVVRGKGRAVVVATGKDTELGKLSTMLSESEQQKTPLEERLDHFGKRILVACIAISAFMFAWGLYRGQTTWQELLLAAVSLAVAAIPEGLPAITTITLALGMQRMARKGAIVRKLAAVETLGAATVICSDKTGTLTQNEMTVREVYAGGIGYNVTGTGYDPRGEIVDADGKAVECSERPALSELLATITLVNSASLERKDGQWRVVGDPTEGALLTLSAKGGLPKESVAPSHQLLREIPFDSDRKRMTVIALDETGKEIAHTKGSADVLIPRCVHQLTKDGLEALDDEKRKVILAEAERMSSQSLRVLAVARRDLRGGVGDLGRASAPPPSSGSGPSPSADVEQRLTFLGLVGMIDPPRVGVKEAVKACADAQVRAVMITGDHKLTAVAIAKELGLWSEDAIALTGAELDRLDDDALARRIDHVHVFARVTAEQKLRIVKAFKARGEIVAMTGDGVNDAPALKEAHIGIAMGKDGTDVAREAADMVLADDNFATIVDAVREGRAIWRNIQKFIFFLLSSNAGLIVTVFVASLVPRLEGLRPLMILWINLVTNGLPALALGVDPPDPTQMMEPPRRSTSGLLSPRDYLGIATVGVLMGGLAVACYFWPWNAAPEIYQDYARAMAFSLLALSPLFHALNCRSATASILVLRPMLPLALLIAVLVSAGIHLIAIVVPSLREVFQTFELGGYEWLILLALSASIVPMIEIMKALQRFGIVGKDLGPMSRRAP; encoded by the coding sequence GTGTCTACGGAAGCGGCGCCCATTTCTGCAGTCCCAACATCGGAGAAGGGTCCTCCGACCGCGGTTCACGCCGTCACGGTCGAGGAGCTCGTCACGAAGCTCGACGCCGATCCCTCCGCCGGCCTGACCGAGGCGGAGGCGTCGAGCCGCCTCGCGAAGCAAGGTCCGAACGAGCTCCCGAGCGCGCCCCCGCCCTCCGCGTGGAAGCGCATCGTCGCGCAGTTCGCGAACCCGATCGTCCTCACCCTCCTCGTCGCCGCCGTCATCGCGACGATCAACGGGCTCGGCGCGAACAAGGAGTCCTTCCTCGCGCGCTACGGCGACGCGATCGCGATCGGGCTCATCGTCGTCCTCAACGCCGTGCTCGGCTTCTACCAGGAGCGGCGCGCGGAGCAGGCGCTCGACGCGCTGAAGAAGATGCAGACGCCGAACGCGCGCGTCCGCCGCGGCGACGTCGTGAAGGTCGTGCCGGCGAAGGAAGTCGTCACCGGCGACATCCTCGAGCTCGAGGCCGGCGACGCCGTCGCCGCCGACGCGCGCCTCATCCTGACGATCAACCTCGCGACGCAGGAGGCCGCGCTCACGGGCGAGTCGCTCCCGATCCAGAAGGACGCCCGCGCCGAGCTGCCGGACGACGCGCCGATCGGCGACCGCGCGACGATGCTGTTCACCGGCACGTCGGTCGTGCGCGGAAAGGGCCGCGCCGTCGTCGTCGCGACCGGCAAGGACACCGAGCTCGGCAAGCTCTCGACGATGCTCTCCGAGTCGGAGCAGCAGAAGACGCCGCTCGAGGAGCGCCTCGATCACTTCGGCAAGCGCATCCTCGTCGCCTGCATCGCGATCAGCGCCTTCATGTTCGCGTGGGGCCTCTACCGCGGCCAGACCACGTGGCAGGAGCTGCTCCTCGCCGCGGTGAGCCTCGCCGTCGCCGCGATCCCGGAGGGGCTCCCCGCGATCACGACCATCACCCTCGCGCTCGGCATGCAGCGCATGGCGAGGAAGGGCGCGATCGTCCGCAAGCTCGCCGCGGTCGAGACGCTCGGCGCCGCGACCGTCATCTGCTCCGACAAGACCGGCACCCTCACCCAGAACGAGATGACGGTGCGCGAGGTCTACGCCGGCGGCATCGGCTACAACGTCACCGGCACCGGCTACGACCCGCGCGGCGAGATCGTCGACGCGGACGGCAAGGCGGTCGAGTGCTCCGAGCGCCCCGCGCTGAGCGAGCTCCTCGCGACGATCACGCTCGTGAACTCGGCGTCGCTCGAGCGGAAGGACGGCCAGTGGCGGGTCGTCGGCGATCCGACCGAGGGCGCGCTCCTCACCCTCTCGGCGAAGGGCGGGCTCCCGAAGGAGTCGGTCGCGCCTTCGCACCAGCTCCTGCGCGAGATCCCGTTCGACAGCGATCGCAAGCGGATGACGGTCATCGCGCTCGACGAGACGGGCAAGGAGATCGCGCACACGAAGGGCTCCGCCGATGTCCTCATCCCGCGCTGCGTCCACCAGCTGACGAAGGACGGCCTCGAGGCGCTCGACGACGAGAAGCGCAAGGTGATCCTCGCCGAGGCGGAGCGCATGAGCAGCCAGTCGCTCCGCGTCCTCGCCGTCGCGCGTCGCGATCTCCGCGGCGGCGTCGGCGACCTCGGACGCGCGAGCGCGCCGCCGCCGTCGAGCGGGAGCGGCCCGTCCCCGAGCGCCGACGTCGAGCAGCGGCTCACCTTCCTCGGGCTCGTCGGGATGATCGATCCGCCGCGCGTCGGGGTGAAGGAGGCGGTCAAGGCGTGCGCCGACGCGCAGGTGCGCGCGGTGATGATCACGGGCGATCACAAGCTCACCGCGGTCGCGATCGCGAAGGAGCTCGGGCTCTGGAGCGAGGACGCGATCGCGCTCACCGGCGCGGAGCTCGACCGGCTCGACGACGACGCGCTCGCGCGGCGGATCGATCACGTGCACGTGTTCGCGCGCGTCACGGCGGAGCAGAAGCTCCGCATCGTGAAGGCCTTCAAGGCGCGCGGCGAGATCGTCGCGATGACCGGCGACGGCGTGAACGACGCGCCCGCCTTGAAGGAGGCCCACATCGGCATCGCGATGGGCAAGGACGGCACCGACGTCGCGCGCGAGGCGGCGGACATGGTGCTCGCCGACGACAACTTCGCGACGATCGTCGACGCCGTGCGCGAGGGGCGCGCGATCTGGCGCAACATCCAGAAGTTCATCTTCTTCCTCCTCTCCTCCAACGCCGGCCTCATCGTCACCGTGTTCGTGGCGAGCCTCGTCCCGCGGCTGGAGGGCCTCCGCCCGCTCATGATCCTCTGGATCAACCTCGTCACGAACGGCCTCCCCGCCCTCGCGCTCGGCGTCGATCCGCCGGATCCGACACAAATGATGGAACCGCCGCGCAGGTCGACGAGCGGGCTCCTCAGCCCGCGCGACTACCTCGGCATCGCCACCGTCGGCGTGCTGATGGGCGGCCTCGCCGTCGCTTGCTACTTCTGGCCGTGGAACGCGGCGCCGGAGATCTACCAGGACTACGCGCGCGCGATGGCGTTCTCGCTCCTCGCGCTGTCGCCGCTCTTCCACGCCTTGAACTGCCGCTCCGCGACGGCGTCGATCCTCGTGCTGCGTCCGATGCTCCCCCTCGCGCTCCTCATCGCCGTCCTCGTCAGCGCCGGGATCCACCTCATCGCGATCGTCGTCCCGTCGCTGCGGGAGGTCTTCCAGACCTTCGAGCTCGGCGGCTACGAGTGGCTCATCCTCCTCGCGTTGTCCGCCTCGATCGTCCCGATGATCGAGATCATGAAGGCGCTCCAGCGCTTCGGGATCGTCGGGAAGGACCTGGGCCCGATGTCGCGGCGCGCGCCATAG
- a CDS encoding CesT family type III secretion system chaperone: protein MRSVNDVEAYLGKMNRRYSPVDDQPGTFLVHGGTNMPPTALRVDPPLVVLRVHVGDVEDNEENSDLFRKLLTLNAKSLIHTSFGLEEKRIVLVAALELENLDYNELEATLDEVDVTLAQQVPNLVELSKAASMPPSAPKSTRKES from the coding sequence ATGCGAAGCGTGAACGACGTCGAGGCGTACCTCGGCAAGATGAACCGCCGGTATTCCCCGGTGGACGATCAACCTGGGACCTTCCTCGTTCATGGAGGCACGAACATGCCTCCCACCGCGCTCCGCGTGGACCCGCCCCTCGTCGTCTTGCGGGTGCATGTGGGAGACGTCGAGGACAACGAGGAGAACAGCGACCTCTTTCGGAAGCTCCTGACCCTGAACGCCAAGTCGCTCATCCATACGAGCTTCGGCCTCGAGGAGAAACGCATCGTCCTCGTCGCCGCGCTCGAGCTCGAGAACCTCGACTACAACGAGCTCGAGGCCACGCTCGACGAGGTCGACGTGACCCTCGCCCAGCAGGTGCCGAACCTCGTCGAGCTGTCGAAGGCAGCGTCGATGCCCCCGTCCGCTCCGAAGTCCACCAGGAAGGAGTCCTGA